The following DNA comes from Panulirus ornatus isolate Po-2019 chromosome 59, ASM3632096v1, whole genome shotgun sequence.
TAACTTTTGGACATCCCAGTACAATGCCTAAGTGCTTCTATACTCCATCAGTTAAAAACAACCCCTGAAGAATCATGCCAAAATTTAGTTGAGTATAAGTTTCCTAAAATCATGAAAACAAAGCTCTAGTTCCAACAGTTTTGTTTGCAATGAACTGTCAAATCTCAGCTCTTGAGAAAAATTAAATCAAAATGACCTTTTGACAGTGATAACTACCGAATCCAGAGGGCTTGAATCATACTCTAAAAGAATTACTGATAAAAATTAATCATGAAATATTTGACATCTAAACACAGTCAATGAAGCACACATGACAGTGAACTTTGGTTGAAGCATCCAGCCTATCACAGCATGGGTGGTGAATAAGTCTAAAAGGGCTTTTTCACAGACAGTTAACAAGTAATAGTGACACCACTCCATACTCTTTCAATAGCATCCATGACTTCCTTTTTGTTGAGGTAAAATTTCTGCCAGGAATATGAACAGAAAACTGTCTTTATTCCAAAGTTGGTGGTGTGCACATCAGATTCACCATGGGTTATCTGATTCTCTCTGTTGGCTTTGCTGTTCCGTCCTTTTCCTCTAGTCTTGAAGGTAAATTTGTGGTTTTCCTCTTGATGTTCTTTAAAATAGAAAATTAAAAAGTTACTTTCTAAACAGGAAGGGGAAATTCCCTTTTAAGAGAAATTAGCTCTGAAGCACAGCAAGGTTAATTTTTCACTGAATAACTTTATCAGATTATCCCTTTCAAGTCCAAGTCATCAGGACATTTTATGAAAGACAATACAAGGCAGACTGAGTGAACATGCCATATACATGTGCAATCCAAAGTACACTAGTAGAGGCATAGAAACCTTAAGGCtttggaagatgaagaggaagacataaaagaaaacaaggggaaggaaagaaaaaggagaaagatgaagaagcaGCAAAAAATACTGATCAAACAGATTTGTATAAGGTTTTGTAACTATCCAAACATAAGAACACAAGATGTTGTGCAGTACAGATGAGACAATGTATACTCCACAAACAGCAGATAATAACTATCAGCAAATTTATCCTTGTCCTACATATAACAGAACTTTATCAACAAATGAAAGTGAAACATATTAAATCCAAGAAAAATTGCATATTACCATTAAACAAAGACTTTCTTGGTCTGATCTTGTTGGCTGTTTCTCTTTTGCGTGGTGAGGTGTCCACACTGATGCATAATCTCTCCAAACCAGCTGCTTCATCCTGCAAAGAATTTTTAGTAGAGGTGTGATGTACAAAATACTGCATTAATGTTTCTTGCTACATGTGGATAAGTGGTGCTCTACAATGATATCTGGAGTACATGTGCATCAATATTTTATGTGAGTTTTGACATTTGAAAAAGCTGTTTCTTTATTAAACACCATGTTTCCCATATACCAGGTTAATTTGAAATAAATCACAAATCCCTCTTCACTATGTTTATCTTTTGATTCAAGATAGACACCAGCTGAGATTACTTAGCTGTCACTCAGCTCTCTTTACCCTCTTGAAGTTTCTCCTCCTATCAACTGCCAATAGTCTATTATAAAACTCCTTTGATGCCTCATGGCCCACATAAAAGATTAGTGAGTTGGCATACCAACAATCACTGCCTTGTGTTGTGTCCCATTTCTTTATGCTTGCTTTAATGATGGCTATCATGAAGGCAGGTTCCAGTTTCACTTCAATGCACAGTTAAGGAATACACCTTACCCTGCTTTACATGGGAGAGGCATTTTGGGAAAAATATGAATGTAGCAAATCTGTGGAATGTGTTCCTGACTCCTCCCTAAGTCCCCCTTTTTCCACTCCCACCTCAGAAAAAAgtgcacaccaattattcacaGGTATTATCAATAAGGAGCTAGTGCATGGATCACGTGAGTTTTAAGGCATCAGTTTTTAATCCTAATATTCTACTCAAATCACCAACATTTTTCACACTTCATTTAAAGGCTGCTGCACTGTTGTAGTCAATCTAGCATATACTAAGCTAGACTGAGCCACTACATTTataattttctttgcattctCAATTGTGCATGAAGCTAGATTCATCCTTATTATACCGAAGTTTGAGAAAGGCAACAGACTCACCTCTCTGAGCCTATGTGGTGAAATCCCATTTTcaaattcaaaattacctccattttttttaatgGGGTGCCATGATCCTAGATTATGATCCAGAAAGTGTGAAGCTTAATAAATGCATGCAAAACACATGCATGGTGTATTGAGGCTTTGGTGCTAAAACACCAAGGCCCAGCATTAAGTACAGTAAATGTTTTCAATAAATACAACACCAACAAGGCCTTTTTCACTACCAAAAAATTGATCAAATTCATAAAAACACAACAGGGAAGAAATCTAAATGAAAAGTCCAGCTGGGTCTAATTTGCTACCAATGTAGCATTTTCTGCTGCACCTAGTGTCTCAGGAGTctgtagcggaagtgaatcatagggtgggggagggggcgaatattctgggagccttgaagaatgtttggaagtcgagaacattatctcggaaagcaaaaatgtctatgtttgaaggaatagtggttccaacaatgttgtatggttgcgaggcatggatagagttgtgtggaggagggtggatgtgctggaaatgagatgtttgaggacaatatgtggtgtgaggtggtttgatcgagtaagtaatgtaagggtgagagagatgtgtggaaataaaaagtgtggctgagagagcagaagagggtgttttgaaatggtttggtaacacggagagtggggaaagattgaccaagaggatatatgtgtcagaggtggagggaacgaggagaagtgggagaccaaattggaggtggaaagatggagtgaaaaagattttgagtgatcggggcctgaacatgcaggagggtgaaaggcatgcaaggaatagagtgaattgggactatgtggtataccggggtcgacgtgctgtcaatggattgaaccagggcatgtgaagcgtctggggtaaaccatggaaagtgtgtggggcctggatgtggaaagggagctgtggtttcagtgcattattacatgacagctagagactgagtgtgaacgaatggggcctttggtgtctttcctagcgctaccttgcacacatgagggggagggggttgttattccatgtgtggcaaggtggcgatgggaacgaataaaggcagactatgaattatgtacatgtgtatatatgtatatgtctgtgtgtatatatatgtgtacattgagatgtataggtatgtatatttgcgtgtgtggacgtgtatgtatatacatgtgtatgtgggcgggttgggccattctttcgtctgtttccttgcgctacctcgctaacgcgggagacagcgacaaagcaaaataataataaaatatatatacatatatatatggatggggttgttagggaggtgaatgcaagagttttggaaagaggggcaagtatgaagtctgttggggatgagagagcttgggaagtgagtcagttggtgttcgctgatgatacagcgctggtggctgattcatgtgagaaactgcagaagctggtgactgagtttggtaaagtgtgtgaaagaagaaagttaagagtaaatgtgaataagagcaaggttattaggtacagtagggttgagggtccattcaattgggaggtgagtttgaatggaaaaaaactggaggaagtgaagtgttttagatatctgggagtggatctggcagcggatggaaccatggaagtggaagtggatcatagggtgggggagggggcgaaaattctgggagccttgaagaatgtgtggaagtcgagaacattatctcggaaagcaaaaatgggtatgtttgaaggaatagtggttccaacaatgttgtatggttgcgaggcgtggactatggatagagttgtgtgcaggaggatggatgtgctggaaatgagatgtttgaggacaatgtgtggtgtgaggtggtttgatcgagtaagtaacgtaagggtaagagagatgtgtggaaataaaaagagcgtggttgagagagcagaagagggtgttttgaaatggtttggtcacatggagagaatgagtgaggaaagattgaccaagaggttatatgtgtcggaggtggagggaacgaggagaagagggagaccgaattggaggtggaaagatggagtgaaaaagattttgtgtgatcggggcctgaacatgcaggagggtgaaaggagggcaaagaatagagtgaattggagcgatgtggtataccggggttgacgtgctgtcagtggattgaatcaaggcatgtgtatgggggtgggttgggccatttctttcgtctgtttccttgcgctacctcgcaaacgcgggagacagcgaaaaatatatatatatatatatatatatatatatatatatatatatatatatatatatatatatatatatatatatatttttttttttttttttccatacgattcgccatttcccacgtttgcgaggtagcgttaagaacagaggactgggccttagagggaaaatcctcacctggccccattctctgttccttctttcggaaaattaaaaaaaaacgagaggggaggatttccagccacccgctccctccccttttagtcgccttttacgacacgcagggaatacgtgggaagtattctttctcccctatccccatatatatccatatatatatatgctcacctGCATGTTACATGAAAATACAGCACTTTGTTGTTTTCTACTTGTATCACAGGCTGGTTGTGGTCGTTTGCCATTGTCTATTACAACACCAGGTGAGTGGTTATGTCTAGTCTGGCTGTAGTTTTGGTGGGCATCTGTGGTATTAGCAGTGCAACTGCGATGGCTGCGACGATCATCCCTGCTACCACCATTGCTGTTTCCACTGTTTGTAGTGCGATGATGGTTGGCTACCCATTCCCGTAGTGCTCTTGAGGAAAGGCAAATTTCAAATACATCACATTAAACAAGGATAGCATAAAAAGACTGAAAATTACTATCATGAGTTTCACTTGTAGCCAAGCCATCACGCAAAACATTTCTAAATATCTGAAACATTGCTATTCTCAATAACTTGATGTAAGGAATATATTTGTAGTGTCTAATGTATCTAAGGGTAGCTTTTACTTCTTCCATTCTACTGTAAATGCAGGTGGTAATATATAAACTGGAGATGTGTTTTTTTAGGTGAATTTTTTTCTATTAATACTTGTCTGCCAAAACATAAATGGTAACTGTTTTTAGTTTTCTGCTGAGACTGTGACAAACCATTTTCATGCATGGAAGTATGCAGTATGCAAAGTACATGGAAAAGGAAGGATGAGACTTACTTGACAAAGGGCATCACCATATAAAACATATTGGTTGAACCATTGATCTTGTTAAAATTGCGGTCATTTTTGTGTGACGGAAGCTGGTTGATGTGGAACCACTTAAGGTGTTTAATCTCTCCTTTTGTTCTTGGCACAAACTCTGTAGATGTAGAGACTCCTGGGATGATGTATAGGCGTACATACTGTTCACCAATGGATGTTTCCAGGTATATACTTGGGTCAATCAGTGGAGAAATATCATAACCCGTTTCTTCCAGTACCTAAAGAAATAAGATTTTTGTAAAACGGTAAATCAGTGGAGAAATGTCATAACATGTTTCTTCCAGTATTTAAAACATGACAATTTTTGTAAAACAATATAAAATCAGGCAACAAATTTACAGCACAATCTATATAAAAATAACCAATATAAAGCACAGCAATAGTTCCAAGTGAAATAAAAATCAACATCCAAATTAATAAATCTGCACACATTCTAACACACTAAGACACAGGCATTAGAAACAAAAATACTatagcatgggctacagatagggttgtgcagaggagggtggatgtgttggaaatgagatgtttgaggacagtatgtggtgtgagatggtttgattgagtaagtaatgaaagggtaagagagatgtgtggtaataaaatgagtgttgttgagaaagcagaagagggtgttttgaaattggtttgggcacatggagagaatgagtgaggaaagattgacaaaaaggatatttgtgttagaggtggagggaatgagaagtggaagaccaagttggaggtggaaagatggtgtgaaaaagattttgagcgatcggggcctgaacatgcaggagggtgaaaggcatgcgggaatagagtgaattggaacgatgtggtatactggggtcgacgtgctgtcaatggattgaaccagggcatgtgaagtgtctggggtaaaccacggaaagttttgtggggcctggatgtggaaagggagctgcagtttcggtgcattacacatgacagctagagactgagtgtgaatgaaagtggattttgttgtcttttccaagcgctacttcACGTGCacgttgagggaggggatggtcatttcatgtgtggctgggtggtgacaggaatgaataaaggcagcaagtatgaatatgtacatgtgtatatatgtatatgtctgtgtatgtatatgtatgtatacgttgaaatgtataggtatgtatatgtatgtgtgtgggcatttatgtatatacatgtgggtgggttgggccattctttcgtcggtttccttgcgctatatattgcatgcctctcaccctcctgtacgttcagcttctttttcactccatccttccacctcctaatttggtgtcccacttttccttgttccctccacctctaacccatatatcctctttgtcaatctttcttaactcattctctccacatgtccaaaccatttcaacacaccctctcctgctctcccaaccatactctttttatttccacacatctcccttaccctttcattacttacttgatgaaaccacctcataccacatattgtcctcaaaacatttcatttccaacacatccaccctcctccgtacaaccctacctagctcaagcctcacaaccatataacattactggaactactattccttcaaacatatccatttttgctcttcaagataacgttctctccttccacacattcttcattgctcccagaactttcacccccctcccccaccctgtgactcactttcacttccgtGGTTCTATTCGCTGtagaagtccactcccagatatctaaaacacttcacttcatcgtttttctccattcaaacttacatttcaatttacttgtccttcaaccttactgaacctaataatgcatatgagcgtgtatgtatgtaagtgtatatatgaatggatgggtctttcttcgtctgtttcctgaggggtcaacatggcatgggcaaaagcATGGCCCACTTGTGGCCATCTTAAATGAGAGGTATGAGAATAGGTATGAGGGAAAAAAATTCAAGAACTCGTTTataaggttcctgcagcttcaaaataAATAAGGTGAAGGACAGCTATCAACTATATTATTAAATGACTGAAAAATAATATACAGCCTTCAAATGTAAATAATGTAGGGTGTAGAAAGCTGTACCAAATATTCCAATACATGAACAAACAATTTAatgcaaacccactcacttctcTGATAGCACACTTATGAGGTTCCTCATCCACGATGATTTTGCCTTTAGGGAACCCCCATGAAGATCGATGCCAAAACCCCTGTTAGGAAAGATATATTGAAAACAAAATACATCGAGCTTTAGCATATATGAATAATACGAAATTCTGGAATAAAGAATAAAACATGTTTAAGAATCAAGATAAGCAGTTTTGATAATTTTAGTAGCAAAGAAAGTATAAGATAGAAATGGGAAATAGAGCATAGAAAGTATAAGATAGAAATGGGAAATAGAGGAACACATTCTTTCGCCTCATGACAAGGATACTAAATCTGAGAAAGAGGCTGGAGAGAATGTCACGCAAATTTTGATATTGTATATAAAGACAGGATGCTGTAGAATGCAAATAAGAGTAAATGACTAATTCTTGAGAGAGGCATTGATATCACAGTATAAGTTTGCATGGTATTAATGCTGCATCATTAAGACTAcattagaaaagctaatggaatGCAATGAAAGCACATTTTTCCATGCACATATCAACAAAGGGATCAAATTCATCCTGTAACTGGAAAGGTTACTGTTACCATCCTCTTGGAATTCAAGGCAAGTACAGTTAGTCAATTACAAGAAAAAACTACAATAATCAGTAAATACTATGTCATTTATAATATCTTGGATGAACAGAGCCATCAAGGATAAGTTATAATGAATCATAGCATTCACTTACTTTAAGGTACTGTATCTGTTCAAATAGCCAGACTGACAAAGGTTACCATTCATGACTGTTCCAGGCAGTTAAACTAACCATTCTACAGCCTTGCACTGACATCATAGAGCAACCTACCTGTACTAGCAAAACCTGAGAAAGGTCCTCATTTAGCAAAAGCCCACCATATGTAGGTACACGAAGCTTGAAGTCATGAAAATCCTGAAGCATATCCTCTATGGTTCCTGAGTGCGGCTTTATCCCTAAGTGCTGCCAAGAAAGTAAGTTTTAAGTAGAGATACACATCTGAGGAATATGGATGACATTCTTGTTACATGGTCCAGGAATACCAATAACAAGTGCTGTATGAACAATGTCTATGATGAGATGTGGTGAAGAGTATTatggatgatgaggagggtgggatgaagaatatcAAAATGAGTGTAATGTGGTAAATAATACTGGTGTTGAGTAAGATAGGGGGAAAATAACAGAAATTAGCATCTTATAAGATCACTGGTGTAATTCTGTGAAGAATGTCGAAAGATGAGTGCAAAGATTATTAGTAAATGTAGTGAGGAATAATGAGAAGTTAATGTGATGATCAAAGTCACTAATGACCATGATGAGAAATGCTGGTCATGAATGATAGGTGGTGAAGGATATCAAGGATGAATAAATTTAAATTTATGGTAATGTAGGTTAAAACTAAGAGCAATATGACAGTAACTATTTTCTGTCTTTCAGTTTATAATTAACTAGACATGGTAAACATAAGTCAGTATGCATAATCTTTTATTCTGACTTCATCAGAATATTCCATAAtgattgaataataataataataataataataataataatatgtaacaTGACAGAAATGCTTACATTAAGTATCTGCAGGGCAAATGAGTCAAATTTGAGATTGTTAAGCTTCTCGTCCTTCTCTGCATATTCATCCAGATAAAACCAGTATGCAAGCTCTGTCAGGAAGCACAGAGATATGGGGTTCCCCACTTCTGACTCTGGAGCATCCAGCAGGAATCGACTGTTAAGGGAACACTTTGGTCAGTGATAACTTGTATTTATATTCTCAGTTGATAGGTGATTTACACGTTTAAAGATAAGTTATGCAACTGCTAAGTTTAATGACAAGTTATGCGACTGCTTGGTGTGTAATGATGTCATTACTAGGTCAAATGGTATTtacacaattattattatcaaaaaccTTTGTGTTTACTGGCAACAGCATTTCCTGTCACACTATTAATGATATAAATTTTATAGCACATGTATATCATAATATAAAGTGATGTTTGTCAGCATAACTCTTCAGTTATCTTCAAGCAGCTTGTCATTCAAACCTAACACATCATAAACACCTACACCTTAACACAAAACATGGCATTATGTCTTTGACCTACTGCCATTTTCAATCCCAGCACACATCCAGCAACCCAGCCATCACCCTTTTGTCTCATTTGCCTCCTCTCTACTTAAAGATTCAGTTTCCCTCAAATATTATATTCAAAATCAGCTTCTTCGTGGTTTTCTGATTTGTCCAAATCACACAGTCATCTATCATTTCTATCTGAATCTCATCAATTTATACTGCACATTACAGTAAAAGGATGGGGCCCACTTGTGAGTGCTTTACCTTTTCCCACCACAATTACCTATGAAAGTCCTCATGATTTCTTTCCATGGATATTCAGAGTCGAAGGTGGCATACAGCATCTATATAAGCCACTAAAATGCACTGTATTTATTTAAACATGGGTATGATATACAAAaacttttttcctctaaggctcatctATCTGTTtatgatgctaccttgctcatgcgggaaatagtgaacacAAAAAAAGAACACAGTATATGCAAGTGAACACTTATAAAAAAGAATACACCGTGTGTGCCCAGCACTTTCCCAAACCATGTATATAATGAGTGATAGGTTTCTAACAGGCTTCAGAATTTTTTTGTGGTCTAATTACAACTGCAGGTGACATGGCATCTATATATGCTTCTAGAAAGCATCAGTCTATTAAAATGTAGGCAAGAAATTTGAAAGTGTATATAAACATGTTCGATACTTTCCCAGTAGAACATATGCAGTACATATGGGAACAGCATATATAGGTTTAAAACCATATACTTTCAACATACTTTATACACCTGTCCTGCTGTTCCTCTTATTTTTTACCTCCTGTTTGCACATTAGCTCATCCTTCCtttcttgtttatcttttttttctaaataaaaacATGAAGTCTAATACGTATTTGAACCACAGTATGGTAACTGGCACTAGCAACGTAAAATATAAAGCATCACAATCACCTACAATTCATCAAACAGAGTGGAACCACAACATCAAGTTATGATGCCAGATTTATACATTTAATACTGCTAtcattttttaaataaatttctcTTGCATTAGTGTTtatatttcatatgaaaatgaggttaattttcattcattcatataatCTGTCTATGCAACTGGTATGTTGAATAATGTATATAACATATGAAAATCCTTTTTTCTATACtagtttgccattttccacaagCAATGTAAAACCAAGAACACACAAACTATGGATTTATTTGCTCCCATCCACATACACtcactgaaaccatatatataaaaaacgtgtatatatgtatggaagatAAATGGATACCAACCATGGACAGTTTAAAGCACCTCAGATACGACAGGCCTAGCCAGTCAATATGGCTTTCACTGACTGGCCTCATTGGCATGCCAGAGAATAGTACCTTACTCTTTACTTTTACCAAATGTGAAGTAAAACAACACAGAGAAGTTTGTGTGGGAAAGACATGTGCATATAAAAATCTTAAGTGGCAAAGGTGTTTGAGGGGAAACATACTGTATGCTACTCCCCTCTCAATGTGGGATATCTGGTACAAATAAAGACACGTGACAAATTGCAGCTCACCTGGCTATGTCATCCAGTAGATCTATGGGAATGGCAAAGTTGTGTTTAGTCACTGAGGTTGGTGCCATAATACACCTGCCGGAAAAATTTGACTGAGTGTTGTGCCTCAAAAGGTTTAGGAAGTAGAGAATTTATAAAAACCTAAAGTTTAACATTCTTAGAATGTACTGAAAGTTATTACTCAAATACATGTGATTCCCTATCTGGAAAGTAATGAAGGGCTTGTAATAAGCCATCTTACAGAAACACAACTGGCTGGAACGCAAACTCTAGAAGTGAGGAAGTGAATCCACCAGATCTCCAGCAACAACTTGTGACTAAGCAGCTACACATCACAGTATAAGAGAAAAGTCATGGCAACTACATCACTACATGCATGCTTATAATGTACATTCAAAAGAATTGCAGAATACAATTCTAAGCATAAGGTAATAATCTTACAATATAAGAAGTAAAAATGTTTTGACTTAACCAGAGTGAAAAAGATGCAATCAAAATTTCATTAAGAAAATGCATGTG
Coding sequences within:
- the LOC139767275 gene encoding m7GpppN-mRNA hydrolase-like; this translates as MAPTSVTKHNFAIPIDLLDDIASRFLLDAPESEVGNPISLCFLTELAYWFYLDEYAEKDEKLNNLKFDSFALQILNHLGIKPHSGTIEDMLQDFHDFKLRVPTYGGLLLNEDLSQVLLVQGFWHRSSWGFPKGKIIVDEEPHKCAIREVLEETGYDISPLIDPSIYLETSIGEQYVRLYIIPGVSTSTEFVPRTKGEIKHLKWFHINQLPSHKNDRNFNKINGSTNMFYMVMPFVKALREWVANHHRTTNSGNSNGGSRDDRRSHRSCTANTTDAHQNYSQTRHNHSPGVVIDNGKRPQPACDTSRKQQSAVFSCNMQDEAAGLERLCISVDTSPRKRETANKIRPRKSLFNEHQEENHKFTFKTRGKGRNSKANRENQITHGESDVHTTNFGIKTVFCSYSWQKFYLNKKEVMDAIERVWSGVTITC